One window of Candidatus Binatia bacterium genomic DNA carries:
- the mutM gene encoding bifunctional DNA-formamidopyrimidine glycosylase/DNA-(apurinic or apyrimidinic site) lyase, with amino-acid sequence MPELPEVETIVRGLRRSIVGKTIEGAEVRLARIVVAPPNVRFERAVRGKRVARVDRRGKYAVIALATGEALVTSLRMTGRLVVARDGAPEWPATHVVLRFTDGSRLRFSDVRTFGRMRLVRQGEAWDAELGVEPLGSGFTPKAFIGMLSGRTTPIKALLLDQRRIAGIGNIYACEALWEARIRPSRPAGRLTKPAAYRLRRAIVDVLQRAVKMRGTSVDDYVDADGLQGGFQNNLSVYGKGGSLCPRCGTGRIVRTVLAQRGTWWCRRCQR; translated from the coding sequence GTGCCCGAGCTGCCCGAAGTCGAGACGATCGTGCGCGGGTTGCGCCGCTCGATCGTCGGCAAGACGATCGAAGGGGCTGAGGTCCGGCTGGCGCGGATCGTCGTCGCGCCGCCGAACGTGCGTTTCGAACGCGCGGTTCGAGGCAAGCGCGTCGCCCGCGTCGACCGTCGAGGGAAGTATGCCGTGATCGCGCTCGCCACGGGCGAGGCGCTCGTGACGAGTCTGCGCATGACCGGCCGGCTCGTCGTCGCGCGGGACGGCGCGCCCGAGTGGCCGGCGACGCACGTCGTCTTGCGGTTCACGGACGGCTCGCGGCTGCGCTTCTCCGACGTGCGGACGTTCGGCCGAATGCGCCTCGTGCGCCAGGGGGAGGCGTGGGACGCCGAGCTGGGCGTCGAGCCGCTCGGTTCAGGCTTTACACCGAAAGCCTTTATCGGTATGCTGTCGGGGCGGACGACGCCGATCAAGGCCTTGCTCCTCGATCAGCGGCGCATCGCAGGCATCGGTAACATCTATGCGTGCGAGGCGCTCTGGGAGGCTCGGATTCGTCCGAGCCGGCCCGCCGGGAGATTGACGAAACCGGCGGCGTACCGCTTACGTCGCGCGATCGTCGACGTTCTCCAACGCGCAGTGAAGATGCGCGGAACGAGCGTCGACGACTACGTAGACGCCGACGGACTGCAAGGTGGTTTCCAGAACAACCTCTCGGTCTACGGAAAAGGGGGCAGTCTCTGTCCCCGCTGCGGCACCGGCCGCATCGTGCGCACCGTGCTCGCGCAGCGCGGGACGTGGTGGTGCCGGCGCTGCCAACGATAA
- a CDS encoding DUF192 domain-containing protein produces the protein MRELAALLAALQTVVVHAPKADLTLEVARTEAQREHGLMNRTSVPPHTGMIFVFDSDDEISFWMKNTLVSLDMIFVAADGTVRKVFARVPVVAPALPDDRIPLESAQGEYVIELHAGEAAADGIAPGIKLALPRSLTSAN, from the coding sequence ATGCGTGAGTTGGCGGCGCTGCTCGCCGCACTGCAAACGGTCGTGGTTCACGCGCCGAAGGCCGACCTGACGCTCGAGGTCGCGCGAACCGAAGCGCAGCGCGAACACGGGCTGATGAATCGCACGTCGGTGCCGCCGCACACCGGGATGATCTTCGTCTTCGATAGCGACGACGAGATCAGTTTCTGGATGAAGAACACCCTCGTTTCGCTCGACATGATCTTCGTGGCGGCCGACGGCACGGTGCGCAAGGTCTTCGCGAGAGTCCCGGTCGTGGCGCCCGCGCTTCCCGACGATCGGATTCCGCTCGAATCGGCCCAGGGAGAGTACGTGATCGAACTGCACGCGGGAGAGGCCGCCGCCGACGGCATCGCGCCGGGCATCAAGCTCGCGCTTCCGCGCTCTCTCACCTCGGCGAACTAA
- the polA gene encoding DNA polymerase I produces the protein MALMLLDTYGLVYRAFFALPGLTTSKGVPINAVYGFTMMLNKLIADEKPTHVIAAFDKGMPAERVALFAEYKAQREAMPDELRSQFALVRRVLDTYGIPIVEIEGQEADDVIATLARQAEEAGEQTIVVTGDLDLLQIVDDRTTVLTTRRGITELGRYDPEAVRERFGLDPAQLPDYRGLKGDPSDNLPGIPGVGEKTASRLLQSAGSLDALVADPSLAGSEKLERLVREYGAQAALCRAVSLVRRDLPLSIDWEGSRYRQPSDAALYPLYGELEFKTLLARLQPPADLPLFDESAKVTGAYRSYVSSVDPPEFALLARDVTEMAGAQRVVFALNGDAVAVAAKAGEAMSFARAALARENVRDAIEKIFASRTAAGAYDAKAMLHALREGGVRNARFSDDAMIAAHLLDPARGYADIEDAAQALLHLGLPDDPAARADAAFQLVGRAREELAARDQLDLYENVEVPLAPVLAKMESAGVSIDLRELHAVGDEVEKAATRLQRRIHDFAGEEFNIGSPQQLGKVLFGKLGIPGGKKTKTGWATGVEVLQGLAREYPICALVLEWREVTKLKNTYIDVIPQLVDPRDGRLRTEFNQTATATGRLSSTNPNLQNIPVRGELGRRIRRAFVARDDEHVLLAADYSQIELRLMAHLSGDAAMRSAFEEGQDVHDFTARQIFNIPPEGSVDPNQRRMAKSVNFGLFYGMSDFGLAARLEISRAEAKEITTAYFARFPDVRAYIDRTLEEGRAKGYVSTLLGRRRYMPGLTSGNYMLRAAAEREATNAPLQGSAADLMKLAMVKIDRALAESGLDAAMLLQIHDELIFEVRAAHVGDAAKLVREHMEHAYSLSVPLEVTLKSGRSWYDVEPIPGERLTHA, from the coding sequence ATGGCGCTGATGCTCCTCGACACCTACGGCCTCGTCTATCGCGCATTCTTCGCGCTTCCCGGATTGACGACGAGCAAGGGCGTGCCGATCAACGCCGTCTACGGCTTCACGATGATGCTGAATAAATTGATCGCCGACGAGAAGCCGACGCACGTCATCGCGGCGTTCGACAAAGGGATGCCGGCGGAACGCGTCGCGCTCTTCGCCGAGTACAAGGCGCAGCGCGAAGCGATGCCCGACGAGCTGCGCAGCCAGTTCGCGCTCGTGCGGCGCGTGCTCGACACGTACGGCATTCCGATCGTCGAGATCGAGGGGCAAGAAGCGGACGACGTCATCGCGACGCTCGCGCGCCAAGCCGAAGAGGCCGGCGAGCAGACGATCGTCGTCACCGGCGACCTCGATCTCCTACAGATCGTCGACGATCGGACGACCGTTCTCACGACGCGCCGCGGCATCACCGAGTTGGGGCGTTACGATCCGGAAGCCGTGCGCGAGCGTTTCGGTCTCGATCCCGCGCAACTGCCCGACTATCGCGGGCTCAAAGGCGATCCATCGGATAATCTTCCCGGCATCCCCGGCGTGGGCGAGAAGACCGCGAGCCGCCTCTTGCAGAGCGCGGGTTCGCTCGACGCTCTCGTCGCCGATCCGAGTCTTGCCGGCAGCGAGAAACTCGAACGGCTCGTGCGCGAGTACGGCGCGCAGGCGGCGCTCTGCCGGGCGGTCTCGCTCGTGCGCCGCGACCTGCCGCTCTCGATCGACTGGGAGGGCAGCCGCTATCGCCAGCCCTCGGACGCCGCGCTCTACCCGCTCTACGGCGAACTGGAGTTCAAGACGCTGCTCGCGCGCCTGCAGCCGCCCGCGGATCTGCCGCTCTTCGACGAGAGCGCGAAAGTAACGGGTGCGTATCGCAGTTACGTTTCCTCGGTCGATCCGCCCGAGTTCGCCCTGCTCGCGCGCGATGTAACGGAGATGGCCGGCGCGCAGCGCGTCGTCTTCGCGCTGAACGGCGACGCGGTCGCGGTCGCGGCGAAGGCGGGCGAGGCGATGAGCTTCGCGCGCGCCGCGCTCGCACGCGAGAACGTCCGCGACGCGATCGAGAAGATCTTCGCTTCGCGAACGGCGGCCGGCGCCTACGACGCGAAGGCGATGCTTCACGCCCTGCGCGAGGGCGGCGTCCGCAACGCGCGATTCTCCGACGACGCGATGATCGCAGCGCACCTGCTCGATCCGGCGCGCGGCTACGCGGATATCGAAGACGCCGCGCAGGCGCTGCTGCATCTGGGGCTTCCCGACGACCCGGCCGCTCGTGCCGACGCGGCCTTTCAACTCGTCGGCCGCGCGCGCGAAGAGCTCGCGGCTCGCGACCAGCTCGACCTGTACGAGAACGTCGAAGTTCCGCTCGCGCCGGTGCTGGCGAAGATGGAATCGGCCGGCGTCAGCATCGATCTGCGCGAGCTGCACGCGGTCGGCGACGAGGTGGAGAAGGCGGCGACTCGTCTGCAGCGGCGCATTCACGATTTCGCGGGCGAAGAGTTCAACATCGGCTCGCCGCAGCAACTCGGCAAGGTGCTCTTCGGGAAGCTCGGCATTCCCGGCGGCAAGAAGACGAAGACCGGCTGGGCGACGGGAGTGGAAGTGCTGCAAGGCCTGGCGCGCGAGTATCCGATCTGCGCGCTCGTGCTCGAATGGCGCGAGGTGACGAAGCTGAAGAATACCTACATCGACGTCATACCGCAGCTCGTCGACCCGCGGGACGGCCGCTTGCGCACCGAGTTCAATCAGACCGCGACGGCGACCGGGCGGCTCTCGTCGACGAATCCGAATCTGCAGAACATCCCCGTGCGCGGCGAACTGGGCCGCCGCATCCGCCGCGCCTTCGTCGCGCGCGACGACGAGCACGTTCTGCTCGCGGCCGATTACAGCCAGATCGAGTTGCGGCTGATGGCGCACCTCTCCGGCGACGCCGCGATGCGCTCGGCGTTCGAGGAAGGGCAGGACGTGCACGACTTCACGGCTCGCCAAATCTTCAACATTCCGCCCGAGGGGAGCGTCGACCCGAATCAGCGTCGCATGGCCAAGAGCGTGAACTTCGGGCTCTTCTACGGCATGTCGGATTTCGGTCTCGCCGCGCGGCTCGAGATCAGCCGCGCCGAAGCGAAGGAGATCACCACCGCGTACTTCGCGCGTTTCCCCGACGTGCGCGCCTACATCGACCGCACGCTCGAAGAGGGACGCGCGAAGGGATACGTCTCGACGCTCCTCGGGCGACGGCGATATATGCCGGGATTGACGTCGGGGAACTACATGCTGCGCGCCGCCGCGGAACGCGAGGCGACCAACGCTCCGCTGCAAGGGAGCGCGGCGGACCTCATGAAGCTCGCGATGGTGAAGATCGACCGCGCGCTCGCGGAGTCGGGACTCGACGCCGCGATGCTTCTGCAGATTCACGACGAGCTGATCTTCGAAGTCCGCGCCGCGCACGTGGGCGACGCGGCGAAGCTCGTGCGCGAGCACATGGAGCACGCATATTCGCTCTCGGTGCCGCTCGAGGTGACGCTGAAATCGGGACGCAGCTGGTACGACGTCGAGCCGATCCCCGGAGAGCGCCTGACGCATGCGTGA
- a CDS encoding fumarylacetoacetate hydrolase family protein: MRFVSYRSPGGQSRPGILEGPNDGTAIRRIAASSMREYIALPPEERLALHTTELIPRSSVALDAPVRPSRNVFCVGRNYLEHAREGARAAGRELKLPTAPTFFTKAPTAIAAPGARLEFEARVSREYDYEGELAVVIGRECKDVSEDAALGAVFGYTALNDLTARDLQREHGQWFKGKSLDFSCPIGPCIVTPDLVGNPQALAITVHVNGIEKQHANTAAMIFPIPRLIAELSKGMTLLPGDVIATGTPEGVGFARNPPEFLADGDVVDLWIENVGHLVNTIAVS; the protein is encoded by the coding sequence TTGCGGTTCGTCAGTTACCGCTCGCCCGGCGGGCAATCGCGCCCGGGCATCCTGGAAGGCCCGAACGACGGCACCGCGATTCGCCGGATCGCCGCGTCGAGCATGCGCGAGTATATCGCGCTTCCGCCCGAAGAGCGGCTCGCGCTCCATACGACGGAGCTAATTCCACGCTCGAGCGTCGCGCTCGACGCGCCGGTTCGTCCGTCGCGTAACGTCTTCTGCGTCGGGCGCAACTACCTCGAACACGCGAGAGAGGGCGCGCGCGCCGCGGGACGCGAGCTGAAGCTCCCAACGGCTCCGACCTTCTTCACGAAAGCGCCGACCGCGATCGCCGCACCGGGCGCACGGCTCGAGTTCGAGGCGCGCGTCTCGCGCGAGTACGATTACGAAGGGGAGCTGGCCGTCGTCATCGGCCGCGAGTGCAAGGACGTCTCCGAAGATGCGGCGCTCGGCGCCGTCTTCGGTTACACCGCGCTCAACGACCTGACCGCCCGCGACCTGCAGCGGGAGCACGGCCAGTGGTTCAAAGGAAAGAGCTTGGACTTCAGCTGCCCGATCGGACCCTGCATCGTCACGCCCGACCTCGTCGGCAATCCGCAGGCGCTCGCCATCACCGTCCACGTCAACGGCATCGAAAAGCAGCATGCCAACACCGCCGCGATGATCTTCCCGATCCCGCGTCTGATCGCCGAGCTCTCGAAGGGAATGACGCTCCTTCCCGGCGACGTCATCGCCACCGGCACGCCCGAAGGCGTCGGTTTCGCGCGTAACCCGCCCGAGTTTCTGGCCGACGGCGACGTCGTGGATCTCTGGATCGAGAACGTCGGACACCTCGTCAACACGATCGCCGTCTCGTAG
- a CDS encoding Re/Si-specific NAD(P)(+) transhydrogenase subunit alpha translates to MIVAVPREAAVKERRVALVPETVARFAKLGVSVCVQRGAGDAAAFPDDLYATAGATFADDAASLAAQADVLVGVGRPSDDVLGALRAGSVVVGFLNPLGDPAYVSRLADAKVTALAMEMIPRITRAQSMDALSSQSNIAGYKAVLLAAATLPKFFPMLTTAAGTIAPAKVLVLGAGVAGLQAIATARRLGAVVSGYDVRAVVKEQVLSLGAAFLEFDLGSDAEGSGGYAKELTPEQQERQRAWMVEQIGANDVVITTALVPGRKAPVLITEAAVAAMKPGSAIVDLAAEAGGNCALTVPNEIVTTPNGVTIIGTTNLPGTMPADASRLYSRNVYALLSPWISDGVLTIDMNDDVAKGAVVARDGAALVGGAQS, encoded by the coding sequence ATGATCGTTGCCGTTCCTCGCGAGGCCGCGGTAAAGGAGCGCAGGGTGGCGCTCGTGCCCGAGACCGTCGCGCGCTTCGCGAAGCTGGGCGTGAGCGTCTGCGTGCAGCGCGGCGCGGGCGACGCGGCCGCGTTCCCCGACGACCTCTACGCGACCGCGGGCGCAACGTTCGCCGACGACGCGGCGTCGCTCGCCGCGCAGGCCGACGTCCTCGTCGGGGTCGGACGCCCGAGCGACGACGTGCTGGGCGCGCTGCGCGCAGGCAGCGTGGTCGTCGGATTTCTCAATCCTCTCGGCGATCCGGCGTACGTCTCGCGTCTCGCGGATGCCAAGGTAACGGCGCTCGCGATGGAGATGATACCGCGCATCACCCGCGCGCAGTCCATGGACGCGCTCTCGTCACAGAGCAACATCGCGGGATATAAGGCCGTCTTGCTCGCCGCCGCCACGCTGCCGAAGTTCTTTCCGATGCTTACGACCGCGGCCGGAACGATCGCGCCGGCGAAGGTGCTTGTGCTCGGCGCCGGCGTCGCCGGATTGCAGGCGATCGCCACCGCGCGGCGGCTCGGCGCCGTCGTCAGCGGTTACGACGTGCGTGCCGTCGTGAAGGAGCAAGTCCTCTCGCTCGGCGCCGCGTTTCTCGAGTTCGACCTCGGCAGCGACGCCGAAGGCAGCGGCGGATACGCGAAGGAGCTGACGCCGGAACAGCAAGAGCGCCAGCGCGCGTGGATGGTCGAGCAGATCGGCGCGAACGACGTCGTCATCACGACCGCGCTCGTTCCCGGCCGCAAGGCGCCGGTGCTGATCACCGAAGCGGCGGTCGCGGCGATGAAACCGGGAAGCGCGATCGTCGATCTCGCCGCCGAGGCGGGCGGAAATTGCGCGCTCACCGTTCCCAACGAGATCGTGACGACTCCGAACGGCGTCACCATCATCGGCACGACCAACCTGCCCGGCACGATGCCGGCCGACGCAAGCCGTCTCTACTCCAGAAACGTCTACGCGCTGCTCTCACCGTGGATTAGCGACGGCGTCCTTACCATAGACATGAACGACGACGTCGCCAAGGGCGCGGTGGTCGCGCGCGACGGCGCGGCGCTCGTCGGGGGAGCACAATCGTGA
- a CDS encoding NAD(P) transhydrogenase subunit alpha encodes MTDVSHLLELLTVLVLAIFVGFEVISKVPTTLHTPLMSATNAIHGIVVAGAIVITASLFGSDAFSPVLTVLAVAAVTLGAINVFGGFAVTERMLQMFRRKEDRK; translated from the coding sequence GTGACCGACGTCTCGCATCTCCTCGAGCTGTTGACGGTCCTCGTCCTCGCGATATTCGTCGGCTTCGAGGTGATCTCGAAGGTGCCGACCACGCTGCATACGCCGCTGATGTCGGCGACGAACGCGATCCACGGCATCGTCGTCGCGGGCGCGATCGTCATCACGGCCTCGCTCTTCGGCTCGGATGCGTTCTCGCCGGTTCTCACCGTGCTCGCCGTCGCGGCGGTGACGCTCGGCGCGATCAACGTCTTCGGTGGGTTCGCGGTGACCGAACGCATGCTGCAGATGTTCCGCCGGAAAGAGGACCGCAAGTGA